Proteins from a single region of Streptomyces vinaceus:
- a CDS encoding VOC family protein, giving the protein MDFVSIRIITSDVARLVDFYERATGAVADRVTEDFAELRTTSATLAIAGTRTVPLFAPGAARPAENHSVVIEFLVDDVDRVHRKLSGSVEEFVQVPTTMPWGNRSLLLRDPDGNLVNFFTPVTPAAVAKFAR; this is encoded by the coding sequence CCGCATCATCACGAGCGACGTCGCCCGCCTCGTCGACTTCTACGAGCGCGCCACCGGAGCGGTGGCGGACCGGGTCACCGAGGACTTCGCCGAGCTCAGGACCACGTCGGCCACCCTCGCCATCGCCGGAACCCGGACCGTCCCCCTCTTCGCACCCGGCGCGGCCCGCCCGGCCGAGAACCACAGCGTCGTCATCGAGTTCCTCGTCGACGACGTGGACCGCGTGCACCGGAAGCTGAGCGGTTCCGTGGAAGAGTTCGTCCAGGTGCCCACCACGATGCCGTGGGGCAACCGCTCCCTGCTCCTGCGAGACCCCGACGGCAACCTCGTCAACTTCTTCACCCCCGTCACCCCGGCCGCCGTCGCCAAGTTCGCCCGTTGA
- a CDS encoding trypsin-like peptidase domain-containing protein — MNAEATARRGGLDPHRIAEVIVATAAGGGRRGSGYRVGDTAVLTAFHVVAGAAAVRVRFDADRPGEWAAAAELAWSDPGTDVAVLTFTTPPGGVPVPAARFGRIGDDRHAVIDVHAAGFPLWKRRRGADGRQFRELHQADGTVAALSNLRTGTLEITVPAAAADPDPAVSPWSGMSGAAVWAGPFLVGVVAEHHRGEGLGRLTAVRIDHTLRQLADGPRARLAALLALPDPAVLPDVAAEPDAPVPPVPPVTPVSSKVIGLPVAHGLELFKDRVEARDMIGRHLADPGIRMVTVTGRRGIGKSAVAAKVMELLERGEWPGHARAPLPAGLINLSTRTSGVSLERLYFDCARALGPAHEARLLEVWAADRPVPDKIDELFAAMGDRLFVVLVDNLEDRLLDDGRLDDGELDTFFDCLFRARGTPRLLVTSQLPLRLPPELRRFAAEVELSDGLPPAESVALLREFDQDGSLGVAQLSDAELLQAAVRVHRVPRALELLVGAMADDTLLLPTLEEVLEDFTLREDVVAGLAEDRYHRLSADHRSVLNVLAVLRTPAPREAVEWITAGFDPALDVTAALSGLLRMRMLAVDRRTRTYVLHPMDADLAYGALPAEGPLGRPALERRAAEWYARIAPPRRDWRTLDDIQAHRRAFDHRVRAGDMDEAAFVMGAIGQWMVWHGSTAAAISMHLTLEEQVNDDRARLAHLISFGHARLNGGPLPHALELFTEAAEVAERVEDRRALQEAMFGLGDAHRQLGRLEEATGPLARAGALARENGDAEAEAHAVLSLSLAHSTLGDGEAALAGADRLAELAAVSGDELTEARSLNARFTALLTLGRWEETIAAGDLAVRAYAAAGVQEATDYALNAKGVSLLALGRPEEALACLEEALRAASAMENPRTEGVCLYNTAWTQWTLGRYERAAEAAERSAASLQRAGAAEAAAAQALGEAARARSVPAAREAADALVRAARAAGGNVEMVRPAWLTAQAETLREHA; from the coding sequence GTGAACGCTGAGGCGACCGCCCGGCGCGGCGGACTCGACCCGCACCGCATCGCCGAGGTCATCGTCGCCACCGCCGCCGGAGGCGGGCGGCGGGGCTCGGGGTACCGGGTCGGCGACACGGCGGTCCTGACCGCCTTCCACGTGGTGGCGGGGGCGGCGGCGGTGCGGGTGCGCTTCGACGCCGACCGGCCGGGCGAGTGGGCCGCGGCTGCGGAGCTCGCCTGGTCGGATCCCGGAACGGACGTCGCGGTGCTGACGTTCACGACCCCGCCGGGCGGGGTACCCGTCCCGGCCGCGCGGTTCGGACGCATCGGCGACGACCGCCACGCCGTCATCGACGTGCACGCGGCCGGCTTCCCCCTGTGGAAGCGCCGACGCGGCGCCGACGGGCGGCAGTTCAGGGAGCTGCACCAGGCCGACGGAACCGTCGCCGCCCTGTCCAACCTGCGCACCGGCACCCTGGAGATCACGGTCCCGGCGGCGGCCGCCGACCCCGACCCCGCGGTATCACCCTGGTCGGGCATGTCCGGGGCCGCCGTGTGGGCCGGGCCCTTCCTCGTCGGCGTGGTCGCCGAGCACCACCGCGGGGAAGGCCTCGGCCGGCTCACGGCGGTCCGCATCGACCACACCCTGAGGCAGCTCGCCGACGGCCCCCGGGCGCGGCTGGCCGCGCTGCTGGCCCTTCCCGACCCTGCGGTGCTGCCCGACGTCGCCGCAGAGCCGGACGCCCCGGTCCCGCCGGTGCCGCCCGTCACGCCGGTCTCGTCCAAGGTCATAGGGCTGCCCGTCGCGCACGGGCTGGAACTGTTCAAGGACCGCGTCGAGGCCCGTGACATGATCGGCCGTCATCTCGCGGACCCGGGCATCCGCATGGTCACCGTCACCGGGCGCCGGGGCATCGGCAAGAGCGCGGTCGCCGCCAAGGTCATGGAGCTGCTGGAACGCGGCGAGTGGCCGGGCCACGCCCGGGCGCCGCTCCCGGCGGGCCTGATCAACCTGAGCACCCGCACCTCCGGGGTCTCCCTCGAACGCCTGTACTTCGACTGCGCCCGGGCCCTCGGGCCCGCGCACGAGGCACGCCTGCTGGAGGTCTGGGCCGCCGACCGCCCCGTGCCGGACAAGATCGACGAACTGTTCGCCGCGATGGGCGACCGGCTCTTCGTCGTCCTCGTCGACAACCTGGAGGACCGGCTCCTGGACGACGGCCGGCTCGACGACGGGGAGCTCGACACCTTCTTCGACTGCCTCTTCCGGGCCCGGGGCACACCGAGGCTGCTGGTCACCTCGCAGCTGCCGCTGCGCCTGCCGCCCGAGCTGCGCCGGTTCGCCGCCGAGGTCGAGCTGTCCGACGGTCTGCCGCCCGCCGAATCCGTCGCGCTGCTGCGCGAGTTCGACCAGGACGGCAGCCTCGGCGTGGCGCAGCTCTCGGACGCGGAGCTGCTCCAGGCCGCGGTCCGCGTCCACCGGGTGCCGCGGGCGCTGGAGCTGCTGGTGGGCGCCATGGCCGACGACACCTTGCTGCTGCCCACGCTGGAGGAAGTGTTGGAGGACTTCACCCTGCGCGAAGACGTGGTCGCCGGGCTGGCGGAGGACCGCTACCATCGCCTGTCCGCCGACCACCGCAGCGTGCTGAACGTGCTGGCCGTGCTGCGCACCCCCGCCCCGCGTGAGGCGGTCGAGTGGATCACGGCGGGCTTCGATCCCGCCCTCGACGTCACCGCGGCCCTGTCCGGCCTGCTGCGGATGCGCATGCTGGCGGTGGACCGCAGGACCCGTACGTACGTACTGCACCCGATGGACGCCGACCTCGCGTACGGCGCCCTGCCGGCCGAAGGCCCGCTGGGGCGGCCCGCGTTGGAGCGGCGGGCCGCCGAGTGGTACGCGCGGATCGCCCCGCCCCGCCGCGACTGGCGCACGCTGGACGACATCCAGGCCCACCGGCGCGCCTTCGACCACCGGGTGCGGGCCGGGGACATGGACGAGGCGGCGTTCGTCATGGGCGCCATCGGGCAATGGATGGTGTGGCACGGCTCCACCGCCGCCGCGATCTCGATGCACCTGACACTGGAGGAACAAGTGAACGACGACCGGGCACGACTGGCCCACCTCATCAGCTTCGGTCACGCCCGGCTGAACGGCGGCCCGCTGCCGCACGCGCTCGAACTCTTCACCGAGGCCGCGGAGGTGGCCGAGCGCGTGGAAGACCGTCGCGCGCTCCAGGAGGCCATGTTCGGCCTCGGCGACGCGCACCGGCAGCTGGGCCGCCTCGAAGAGGCGACGGGCCCGCTGGCCCGGGCCGGCGCGCTGGCCCGGGAGAACGGCGATGCCGAGGCGGAGGCCCACGCCGTCCTGAGCCTCAGTCTCGCCCACAGCACCCTCGGTGACGGGGAGGCGGCCCTGGCGGGCGCCGACCGGCTGGCCGAACTCGCCGCGGTCTCGGGGGACGAGCTCACCGAGGCCCGCTCCTTGAACGCCCGCTTCACGGCCCTCCTGACCCTGGGGCGCTGGGAGGAGACCATCGCCGCGGGCGACCTGGCCGTACGCGCCTACGCGGCCGCCGGCGTACAGGAGGCGACGGACTACGCGCTGAACGCCAAGGGCGTGTCCCTGCTCGCCCTGGGCCGGCCCGAGGAGGCCCTGGCCTGCCTGGAGGAGGCGCTGCGCGCGGCGTCGGCCATGGAGAATCCGCGGACCGAGGGCGTCTGCCTCTACAACACCGCCTGGACGCAGTGGACTCTGGGCCGGTACGAACGCGCGGCCGAGGCGGCCGAGCGTTCGGCCGCCTCCCTGCAGCGCGCCGGGGCCGCCGAGGCCGCGGCGGCGCAGGCGCTCGGCGAAGCGGCCCGGGCCCGGTCCGTGCCCGCCGCGCGTGAGGCCGCCGACGCCCTGGTCCGGGCCGCGCGGGCAGCGGGCGGCAACGTGGAGATGGTCCGCCCGGCCTGGCTGACCGCTCAGGCCGAGACCTTGCGCGAGCACGCCTGA